In bacterium, a single window of DNA contains:
- the rpmB gene encoding 50S ribosomal protein L28: MSNTCAVCGKGPQFGQNIRHVHSGSWALRAPRTKRRWLPNLQTVHTKINGTPKTIRVCAKCLKAGKVVRAI; the protein is encoded by the coding sequence ATGTCCAATACTTGTGCAGTTTGCGGCAAGGGTCCGCAGTTCGGTCAGAATATCAGACACGTACACTCCGGTTCATGGGCTCTTCGCGCGCCTAGGACCAAGCGCAGATGGCTGCCCAATCTGCAGACCGTCCATACCAAGATCAACGGCACTCCTAAAACAATTCGCGTATGCGCTAAGTGCCTGAAGGCCGGTAAAGTCGTCCGCGCTATATAG
- a CDS encoding histidinol-phosphatase, with amino-acid sequence MVTSYHVHTTFSDGQNSVQEMIEAAISLGIDEIGISDHYVLTTGQIFDWSMKLDAIADYFGAIGLAADKFRTKIKVRYGIEADFVPETAQQLGEILQEYQFDYVIGSVHLIDGVCIDSSKDYWDALDQSGKNDVIRAYWAMIAKLAKSGLYDIVGHLDLYKKFGSQPTIDISADVMTALDAIAEAGIAIELNTSGWHKPIHEQYPSAAVLRGCQKRGIPVILTADAHRTDDITCDFDRGRLLLRTIGYTNTALFQNRKMTID; translated from the coding sequence ATGGTGACCTCCTATCATGTCCACACAACATTTTCGGACGGCCAAAACAGCGTCCAAGAAATGATTGAAGCGGCCATATCATTGGGCATAGATGAGATTGGCATCTCCGATCACTATGTCCTGACAACCGGCCAAATCTTCGATTGGAGCATGAAGCTGGACGCAATTGCTGACTATTTTGGCGCCATTGGCCTTGCTGCTGATAAGTTTCGGACTAAGATTAAAGTCAGATATGGTATCGAGGCGGACTTTGTGCCGGAAACAGCACAACAACTCGGAGAAATTCTGCAGGAATATCAATTTGATTACGTGATCGGGTCGGTCCACCTGATCGATGGCGTATGCATTGACAGCAGCAAAGATTATTGGGACGCACTGGACCAGTCCGGGAAAAATGATGTAATCCGCGCATACTGGGCTATGATAGCCAAACTTGCCAAATCCGGCCTTTATGACATCGTTGGCCATTTGGACCTCTATAAGAAATTCGGCTCCCAACCCACTATAGATATCTCAGCAGATGTGATGACCGCACTCGATGCGATAGCCGAAGCCGGGATTGCGATAGAACTCAACACCTCCGGCTGGCATAAACCTATCCATGAGCAATACCCTTCGGCAGCAGTTTTGAGGGGCTGTCAAAAGCGGGGGATTCCAGTTATTTTGACTGCGGATGCGCACAGGACAGATGATATAACATGTGACTTTGACCGAGGCAGACTACTGTTGCGGACAATTGGGTATACAAACACAGCACTCTTCCAGAATCGCAAAATGACTATCGACTAG
- a CDS encoding tagaturonate epimerase family protein — protein sequence MCLALANLMDNAGYQLYEKSLRRIDNQISIFTVVRHGRKLVGMLGPEHIHRLADETGPARLRLSAEEKVTLHPLTWENYVRLRQMLPLAPSICGKAASFGTGDRLGMVSAAHLEADNKFQVFPVIAQQSPRELERTNRTFKSVLLDAVMGVLESGYTGSFGADADHIKNDTQFMEGVEAGYSMFTLDVSDNLLDISSLSASEINDAANNLTELSRGIAKRYAEKTISLPGEQNYTFSEDELIRSALVYEKSMLQAVRFCGMARTKLDEFDLEISIDEGSRETTPEDHLFVAEFLHANNVDFTSLAPKFPGQFQKAVDYKGNYAELKRSFSIHGELARLIGGYRLSMHSGSDKFSIYEIFAEMTRGNFHIKTSGTSWLQAVRLIAHTNLQLFKDMYDICIETLPESKKAYHVDITPTDFPNKLPYDAIRFFGQPNVQQLFHISYGALLDAKRPEILDTLHKNEQQHYAFVTEHIERHLKLAFNKKGEKSPSLLTP from the coding sequence ATGTGTCTGGCATTGGCTAACCTGATGGACAATGCAGGTTATCAACTATACGAAAAGTCTCTGAGGAGAATTGACAATCAAATAAGCATATTCACCGTTGTCCGCCACGGAAGAAAACTTGTCGGTATGCTCGGACCAGAACATATCCACAGACTGGCCGATGAAACCGGTCCGGCAAGACTGAGACTATCCGCCGAAGAGAAAGTGACACTCCACCCTTTGACCTGGGAAAATTATGTGCGTCTAAGACAGATGCTGCCTTTAGCTCCCTCAATATGTGGCAAAGCCGCTTCATTCGGTACTGGAGACAGGCTGGGAATGGTGAGCGCAGCACATCTTGAAGCAGACAATAAATTCCAGGTCTTTCCGGTAATAGCGCAGCAGTCGCCTCGTGAACTGGAGCGGACCAACCGAACGTTCAAAAGCGTCCTTTTGGATGCAGTTATGGGCGTTCTGGAGTCAGGGTACACAGGCTCTTTCGGAGCGGATGCCGATCACATAAAGAATGACACGCAATTCATGGAAGGTGTTGAGGCAGGTTACAGCATGTTCACACTCGACGTCAGTGACAACCTGCTGGATATAAGCAGCCTGTCTGCATCAGAGATTAATGACGCGGCAAATAACCTGACCGAACTCAGCCGTGGAATAGCGAAAAGATATGCGGAAAAAACCATATCTCTTCCTGGTGAGCAGAATTATACATTCTCTGAGGATGAACTGATCAGATCGGCCTTGGTATATGAGAAGTCCATGCTCCAAGCGGTGCGATTTTGTGGAATGGCCAGGACCAAGCTCGACGAGTTCGACCTTGAGATTTCAATTGACGAAGGCAGCCGCGAAACAACACCAGAAGATCACCTCTTCGTGGCTGAATTTCTGCACGCAAATAATGTCGATTTTACGAGTCTTGCACCAAAGTTTCCTGGTCAGTTTCAGAAAGCGGTCGACTATAAAGGCAATTATGCAGAGTTGAAACGTTCTTTCAGTATCCATGGTGAACTGGCAAGACTCATTGGTGGATATCGACTGAGTATGCACTCAGGCAGCGACAAGTTCAGCATATATGAAATCTTTGCTGAGATGACTCGGGGAAATTTCCATATCAAAACATCGGGCACAAGCTGGCTGCAGGCCGTAAGACTGATTGCACATACAAATTTGCAGCTGTTCAAAGACATGTATGATATCTGCATCGAGACCCTGCCAGAAAGCAAGAAGGCATATCATGTGGATATCACGCCTACCGACTTTCCCAATAAGCTCCCGTATGACGCGATCAGGTTCTTTGGGCAGCCGAATGTTCAGCAGCTATTCCACATATCATATGGTGCACTGCTGGATGCAAAGCGGCCTGAAATCCTCGACACTCTGCACAAAAATGAGCAGCAGCATTACGCCTTTGTGACTGAGCATATCGAAAGACACTTGAAACTGGCTTTCAATAAAAAAGGAGAGAAGTCCCCTTCTCTCCTGACGCCTTAG
- a CDS encoding dihydrodipicolinate synthase family protein translates to MSFIDADIKRALNAGQVIPACPLALDKNRKLDERRQRALIRYYAQAKAGGIAVGVHTTQFAIHDPKVGLLQPVLDLVMEEALRQRENGLKIKIAGVCGNTSQAVSEAKLAHSLGYDAVLLSLTALSDASEDQLIDHCRAVAEISPIIGFYIQASVGGRRLAYSFWRRFAETENVVAIKIAPFNRYQTLDVVRAVCEAGRSDITLLTGNDDNIVMDLITPYRFKVGGRTVERRIVGGLLGHWTVWTKKAVELLDECHEAVRNQEVPVGLLRKHIEVTDCNAAFFDAANGFAGCIAGLHEVLRRQGLFEGIWCLDPKETLSPGQKEEIDRVYAAYPHLHDDAFVQEHIDEWLSG, encoded by the coding sequence ATGTCGTTTATAGATGCTGATATCAAGCGGGCATTGAATGCCGGTCAGGTGATCCCCGCATGCCCTCTCGCCCTTGACAAAAATCGCAAGCTGGATGAGCGGAGGCAGCGCGCGCTGATCCGCTATTATGCCCAGGCAAAGGCGGGAGGCATTGCAGTGGGTGTCCACACCACTCAGTTCGCCATTCATGATCCAAAAGTCGGGTTGCTGCAGCCCGTCCTCGATCTTGTAATGGAAGAGGCACTGCGGCAGAGGGAAAACGGCCTGAAGATAAAGATTGCGGGAGTCTGCGGAAACACGTCACAGGCGGTTAGTGAAGCGAAATTGGCGCATAGTCTCGGTTACGATGCGGTGCTTCTCAGTCTTACGGCATTGAGTGACGCGAGTGAGGACCAGCTTATCGACCATTGTCGTGCCGTAGCTGAAATATCGCCGATAATCGGCTTCTATATTCAGGCATCTGTCGGAGGTCGAAGGCTTGCCTACTCGTTCTGGAGAAGGTTCGCGGAGACCGAGAATGTGGTCGCCATCAAAATTGCGCCGTTCAACCGATATCAGACGCTGGATGTCGTTCGAGCGGTATGCGAGGCAGGCCGCAGCGATATAACCCTGCTCACCGGCAACGACGATAATATCGTGATGGACCTGATTACTCCCTATCGCTTCAAAGTCGGGGGACGGACGGTGGAACGCCGGATTGTCGGCGGCCTGCTCGGTCACTGGACAGTGTGGACCAAGAAAGCGGTCGAGCTTCTGGATGAATGTCATGAAGCTGTCAGGAATCAGGAAGTTCCGGTGGGGCTTCTCAGGAAACACATCGAGGTTACGGACTGCAATGCTGCATTTTTTGATGCCGCGAATGGTTTTGCGGGCTGTATAGCCGGTCTGCATGAGGTCCTGCGCAGGCAGGGGCTTTTTGAAGGAATATGGTGCCTCGATCCCAAAGAGACACTCAGTCCCGGCCAAAAAGAAGAGATAGACCGTGTCTATGCTGCCTATCCTCATCTCCATGATGATGCATTCGTGCAAGAACATATAGATGAGTGGCTGAGCGGCTAG